A genomic region of Luteibacter aegosomatissinici contains the following coding sequences:
- a CDS encoding VOC family protein: MIDHTAAYVSDFERSKAFYQTVLAAIGYELLAVFPASVTGRTDVAGFGEGGKPDFWIYKGEPNQPPVHVAFRVDSRKLVHAFHETALAAGGRDNGPPGPRSHYHEGYYGAFILDPDGHNIEAVFHGQARLGG, encoded by the coding sequence ATGATCGACCACACTGCCGCGTACGTCAGCGACTTCGAGCGCAGCAAGGCCTTTTATCAAACGGTGCTGGCCGCCATCGGGTACGAGCTGCTTGCGGTGTTCCCTGCCTCGGTCACGGGCCGCACGGATGTCGCCGGGTTCGGCGAAGGCGGAAAGCCCGACTTCTGGATCTACAAGGGCGAACCGAACCAGCCGCCGGTGCATGTGGCCTTCCGCGTGGATTCGCGCAAGCTGGTGCATGCGTTCCACGAAACGGCACTCGCCGCGGGTGGGCGCGACAATGGGCCACCTGGTCCACGCTCGCACTACCACGAAGGCTACTACGGCGCATTCATCCTCGATCCCGATGGCCACAACATCGAAGCCGTCTTCCATGGCCAGGCCCGGTTGGGCGGCTGA
- a CDS encoding DUF488 domain-containing protein: MPAVEKTFAIKPVRDAPATADGRRVLVDRLWPRGVSRERAALDDWWKEIAPTPELRTWFDHREDRFAEFTERYLAELRANPFAKAVRAASHAGRTTLLYGAKDHAINHAVVLARFLNRRR; the protein is encoded by the coding sequence ATGCCAGCCGTCGAAAAAACCTTCGCGATCAAGCCGGTGCGTGACGCACCCGCAACAGCCGACGGGCGCCGCGTACTCGTTGACCGGCTATGGCCGCGGGGCGTGTCCCGTGAGCGCGCCGCCCTGGACGACTGGTGGAAAGAGATCGCGCCAACGCCTGAGTTGCGCACGTGGTTCGACCACCGCGAGGACCGCTTCGCCGAGTTCACGGAACGCTACCTGGCAGAGCTCAGGGCCAATCCGTTTGCCAAGGCGGTAAGGGCCGCATCACATGCCGGCCGAACGACGCTGCTCTACGGCGCGAAGGATCACGCCATCAACCATGCCGTGGTGTTGGCCCGTTTCCTCAACCGCCGCCGTTAA